The DNA window AGCCGACGGCGCTGAGCGCCGTCACCGTCGACATCTCCAGCACGGGAACGGAAGTGCAGATCCGCTCATCGCCGACCGAGAAGCCCGCGACGTTGTCCGACACCACCGAACTGGCTCCCACTGCGACGCTGCAGCCCGGACAGAACCGCATCGAAGTGCACGACTCAGCCAAGACATCCAATGTGCTGGTGTGGATCTCCAAACTGGGCACGACCGACGGCAAGAGCCGCACGGAAATCTCGGAGGTCACGCTGCAGGCAGCGGGCTGAGCAAGTGATGCCGAACAACGATGTCGACCGACGGCTGACCCCGAAGCCGTCAGCCGGCTATGTCTACCAGACCTCCTGGCCCGTCCCGACCGGTGACATCGGCGGTCAGCTGCAGCTGCGCCTCGATGGGGTGGCTCGGTACATCCAGGAGGTCGGCGCCGAGAATCTGCTCGACGCAGGTGAAGCCGAGGAACATCCGCATTGGCTGGTCCAACGCACGGTGATCGACGTCATCGAACCGATCGAGTGGCCCAACGAGGTGTCGTTCAGCCGGTGGTGCTCCGCGCTGTCGACGCGGTGGTGCACCATGCGTGTCGACCTGGTCGGCAACGACGGCGGCCGCGTCGAAACCGAGGGTTTCTGGATCGCGATCAACGAACGGACCCTGACACCGCAGCGGGTCTCCGACAGCCTCATCGAGAAATTCGCCAGCACCACCGAGGAACACCGACTCAAGTGGCGACCGTGGCTGACCAACCCGGACGATTTCGACGTCGCTACGCCATTCGCATTGCGCCGCACCGACATCGATGTGTTCGAACACGTCACCAACACCGCCTACTGGCACGCCATTCACGAAGTCATGGCCGAAGTGCCCGACGTGTGCCGGCCCCCGTATCGCGCGGTCGTCGAATACCGCCGACCGATTCAATACGGCGAAGACGTCACGCTGCGGTGGGCCCGCCGCGACAACGACGTGAACATCGCCATCGCCGTGGGCGACGAAGTCCGCGCCGCGGCACTGCTCCGAAGGCTGCGCTGAGTGTCGTCGGCCGGCGGTCTCCGTCAAAGACATCTCCGCGGCTGAAATGGCGGCAGACCGGCCGGTGCAGTGTCAAGGTAGGACCCATGCAGCGACGAAATCTCGGAGTTCCGTTCGCGGTTGCCGCTGCAGCCATCTGCTTCACGGCGGCGCCAGCGGCTGGGGCTGACGAGTGCAGCGTCATCATGCCCACGACTGATCGGCTGGGGGCGGTATTCAGCGCGATTTCCTCCTCCGGACCACCGCCGTACGTCGCCGGCCAGATTCGACAGGCTTTAGCTCCGCTGTATGGCCTGAGAAGTCCGGCCGCCATCGACCTCCGGATCCGGTCGGACATGGTGGCGAGTCAGGTCGACAACAGTGACCCCTATCGGCCGGCCCGCCCAGAACTCTTCGCAAGCGACTTCGCCAAGGCGACACAATTGCTGGCCGCGGCGCGCGAATACTGCGCGCCCCAACCGGGCGGTTAACTCCCGGGACCCCAGACTCGGACGGATAGACGTTCTGCGCCAGGCCAGATGGCGGCCGCGGCCGGTGATGCGCAGAAGGCCGCCTCTGCCTGGCGGATCGTCATGCCGACCGCATGAAGACCGTCTTCCTGGTGGGCGCGGCAGATCACGGTCAAGGCCTGGTGAGTCGCCGGATCGACTTCCTGAGCTTCGATGGTCAACACCACAACGAGCGTGTACCCGGCCCCCGTCGGAAGATAGAAGGTGAGATCTCGGCTGACCAGACCGCCACCGTTGACCACGAGGTAGCCGTCACCGCTGGGATAGGCGGCCTGCCCTACCATCTGCGTGCGTTCGTAGTGGAGGCGGTCACCCGGCGCACGCCACGTCGCGAACCGGGTATTTGGGCTGCCGTTGAACAGGTTTCGTGCGATCGGGATGATCAGTTCCTCTCGGCCGTCGGCGTCGACGTCTTGTAGCCCGACACCCGCTGGGCTCGACGGCTCCAACAGCTCATCGATCGTTTGCACCACCTCACCCGCCGCGTCGGTCACGGTGACCTTCACCGCCCTCGGCTCCGGCAAGTCGGGCACGGACCAATACGTGACCGCAAAATCGAGCGCACTCGAACGCAGGGAGCAGTCGACGTGCGGCGACGTGGCCTCGGGGCTGATGACCGGGATCACCTGTGGGCACGGCGGCAGCGCGGTGTCCGCGGAGGCAACGGGCCACACGATGCCGACCGTCGCGATCCCCACGACGCCGGCCAGTAGCGACAACGGCTTCATGGATACGCGCCTACCGCCGCGGTGTCGGCTTGGTGGGCGGTGCAGGAGCCGCAGGAAGCGCCGGGATCTGTTGCTCTACAGGCGGGTTGGTGCCTGTTTTGGGACCGATGTCGGAGACCTGCCAGGTGTCGCCCACCTTGTGCACGGTGACCTGCAGCAGGATGATCGATACCTTGGGCGTCGGGTTCTGCAGATTACGGGTGGTCTGGTGGGCCGACACCACCACCTGATAGGAACCGTCCGGCTGAGCGACGGGATCCGTGGCCAACACTTCACCGGTCGAGCTGACCTGCGCCTCCAGCATGACGGCTTTGAGAAGCTCGGATGCATCGACGTACTTGTCTTTGAGTTGTTGCGACACACCGTCTTCGACGGCGTGGAAGAAGGCGTCCGGATCTTCGAAGGTGTAGTCCAGCGACTTGAGCGCGTAGTCCCTGGCGAGCTGTGCCGCGGCGTCGCGATCGGCCTGTCTCTGGCCCAGCTGCTCAAGCTCGAGGTTCACCTGGTGGTACTTGACGAACCCGAACACGCCGCCACCGAATAGCGCCGCCGCCAGAACCGCGGCAACCCACGGCCAGGGCCTCTTGGACCAGACCCGCGGATTGCCGGACGGGCCTGGCGGTTCATCGGTGGTGTCGAGCGAGTCCTCGGTCTCGTCTCCTGCTTCGTCGGCGTTGACGTTCGAATCGGTCATACCAGTTTCCTTCTCCCGTCGCTTCACGGATGGTGCCATTCGGGAACGTTGAGTTGAACCCGCACGCCACCAGTGTCGTTGAACGTCGATTCCCAGAAGTCGAGCCAGTGCCCGGCGTCTATCTTGACGTCGTGCAGCGGTGCGAGCGCCGGTTGCAGGACGGTGGCAAACGAGCCCAGTGGACCGGCCAGCATGTCGAGGTATTCACCCAGTTTCGCGATCATTACCGTGACCGCATCACCGGGTCCGATCGCGCCCACCCCGGCGTACGAAATGTTTTCGATTTCGTGAATCAGCTTCAAGAATGCGGTCACTGAGCGTGGCAGCTGACTGCCCGTCTCGCTTATCACTTGGCCGGCGTTGACGTCGCCCATGTTGGTGGTCAGGGTGGAAACATTGTTGAGCAGAGTGGCCAGGAGTGCCTTGTCATCCTGGATCACCTCGGCGGTCAACCCGGCAGTGGTCGCCAGGGAGTCGATGGTTTCGTCGTTGCCGGTGAACACTGCGGACACATCGTTGATGATGGCGTGTATCTGGTCGAGATCCAGCACCGTGAACAAGATATTGATCTTGGCGAGCAGGTCACTGGCGGTGACGATCGGGGCGACCCGATCCGCGGGAATCAGTGCGCCGTCGGTGAAGTACGGCGGCGCAATCAGCTCCGGTTTGAAGTCGATGTATTGTTCGCCTGCGGCGGAGAGATTTTCGATGCTGATCGGGCTGTCGGCGGGAACCGGATGTGCGCGGTCGACCTCGATCGACACGGCCAACCCGGAGTTGGTGGTCTGGATAGCTGACACCCGACCCACCTTGATGCCGCGCATCGTCACGTCCGACGTAGGCATCAGGCCGCCGGAAGCATTGAGCAGGAGGGTGAGTCGGGTAACCTGCTTGGTCGGACTCATGTCGAGCACACCAAAGGACATGTAGGCGGCTCCCAGTAGCGTCATCACCGCAAGGATGATCAGCGTGGTGCGGGCATTGAATTTCATGGCGGCAGCAGGCCCATCGTTTGCATCGCTTCGACCGCCGCGTCGGTCTTGTCCGCGGGATCCACACCCTCGCGTCCGGTCGGTGGGTGAAGTTCGGTGATCGTGAACTTCGGTCCCCCGTTTCGGAAGAACCCGAGAAGCTTGTAGCGCAGGAATGCGACGAACTTGTCGGCGAGCACCGGAATGGTGGTGTCGACGGTCGCCATCGTTCCCACCATCGGCGTGAGGTAGGAGAGGATCTGAATCAGATCGCCCGCGACCGGGTTGATCAATTCGCCGTTGAGAGCGCCGATGTCCTGAGAGCCGTTTACCACGTCGAGAATTGCCAGTGTGATCGCCGACAGACCTTCGAGCTTCGCGGGGCCCTCGCTGATCAACCGGTTGAACACAGTGGTGTTCGCTGCCATCGCGGTGGTGATGTTCTCCATGCTCGAGAGCATGGAGTTGACGGTGTCCTGGTTGACCGCAAGGTCGTTGAGTACGCCGGCGACGGTGTGCTGCATCCGGGTCAGTTCGGCGGGGTCGTCGGGGAACGCTTTATTGACCTCGACCACGGTGGTTTGCATGGTGCCCATCGCGCCGCCGCCGACCAGGTTCGACATCGATCGCAACAGGTCTTCGACGTTGTCGGGTGGGGCGGTGTTGCGCAGCGCAATGGTGTCGCCGTCGCGCAAGGTTGCCGCCGACCGATTCTCCGGTGACAGCAGCGCGATATAGATGTCGCCGAGCGGCGTAGCCTGGCGAAGTTCAGCGCGGGTGTTGTCGGAAAGTGTGGTACTGCCGGCTATTTCGACGTACGCGACCGCAGTATCCCCGTCGAGCTGGACGTGGTCGAGCACGCCGACCTGTACGCCGCCGGAGTCGACCTTGGCTCGGGCGGGCAGATTGAGCACGCTGGAGAATTCGATCTTTATGTTGTACGCATCGTGCGGGGTAAAGGCGCCCGGCACCGGCAGCCGTGTGGGATCCAGCGAGCATGCCGCCGTGGCGCTGATTGCCACTACGGCCATTCCTGAGGCCAGCAACAGGCGGACGGCACGCATCGATCGTCGGGTCATCCGAACGCGGCCCCCAAGACGAGATCGGTGAGGCCGAGGGTGACGGGATCTGAAGGGTTCCCCGACGCACACGCCGACGCAGCACCGGGAATGTTGCGCTGCGTCAGCGCCTGACAGATCGCACCGGCCTGTGTCGGAGCCACGGCCACCTGCGGTGGAATGTAGGTGACGTTGTGGGTGCCCCACGCCGGCTCGTAAATGTCGGCCATCCAGTTGCTGAACTGAGGCCAGGAATTGATCATGGCGAGGATGGCGGGGCTGTGATTGTTCAGCAGGTCCCGCAGCCATGCGACCTGTCTGTCGGCGGTCCCATACATTCGCGGGCCTAACGGACTCGCGACATCGACGAGGATCGGCAGCAGGTGTGACAGGTGGGCCAGGGCCGCCCCCAAATTGTCCGACAGGCCTTCGACCAGTTCAGTGGTTTCCGGCAGCGTTCGGATGACCGAGGCGAAGCTGTCCCAGTTCTTGAGGAAGTCCGAGGTGAGGATCTCGCTGTTCTCGAACAGCTGTCGGTAATCGGCGTCGGCCTTGTACGGGTCGCCGAGCATGGTGACCAGATTGCGCATCGTCTGGTTGAGGCCTGGGCCGGTGCCTTCGAGCGAACGGCTGGCCGCGCTCAGGCTGTCGTTGATGGCTAGCACGCCTGGCGCATTGGACGGGTCCTGGCCAGGTTGGGATCCGATGATGGTGTCCGCGAGATTTCCGACGGCAGAGAAGGTTTCGCTGATGCTGACCGGGGTCTTGGTGGAGTTCAGTTTGATGCACCCCGGCCCGGTGAATGTGGGCCCTCCGGTGTAGGCCTTCGTCAGCTCGATATGCCGATCGGTGACTATCGATTGCGAGTATGTGACCGCGCCGACGTCGGCAGGCAGGTCGAGGTCGGCAGGCACGGTGAACTGGACCTCGACATGTTCGGGCTTGTTGACAATCGCGCTCGTGGAACCGACTTCAATGCCCAGCAGTGCAACCTTGTTGCCTGGGTAAAGCCCTACCGCATCGGTGAATTCGGCGCACATCGCCCGCGTGCCACTGACCTTGGTTGTCACAACTTTGGCACCCATGACCGCCGCTGCCGCGACGACGACCACGGCGATCGTCGCCGTTGCGATCCCCAATGGGGTACGCAACCTCGCACCGATAGCTGACAGCACCGCCATGTCAACAGTGCCTCATGATGCTCGGAAGACATAGATCCTGCCCGGGAGCCAGCCGCCGGTCGCTCTCATCGAAGACGACTCCGTTGCCACTGAGCATCGGCACCACGATGTTGAGAATTTGCCCTATGCCATCCAGGGCCATGCCCCAACGCTCCGGATGGGCGGCCAGCGTGTCAGTGATGTCTTCAAGACCCTGCGTGATCGGTGCGGCCTCGCGACCGTAAAACACCACTAGACGGTCGAGGATGCGGGTCAACTCCTTGAGCAGACCAAAGAACTCGACGATATCCACCGCCCGCGAGGTGTACATCCGGCCGAGGCTGTCGAACTGCTCGACGAGTGCGATGAGCTGTGCGCGGTTGGTGACCATTGCCAGCAGGCCGTTGTTCACGAAGTCGAGGCCGCGGTGGAAGTCGCTGGTGGACTCACTCATCGTCGTGGTCAACGTGTTGGCCGACCGGATGAGGTCGCGCACCGCGTCGGGATAGCTGTTGGCCGCGTTGGCGACCTCGGTGAAGGTGTCGTGGATGACGTCGCCGTCGACCTCTTTGATCACCGGTGTCGCTGCCTGAATGATGTCGTTCACCTCGAACGGCAACGTAATACGGCTTGGCGGAATGACATTGCGCCCCAGCGGGGATGCGCCCTTCGGATCAAGCGCAATATAGTGGCCGCCCAGCGGGGTCAGCAGCTTGACGTCCAGGGTCGAATCCGAACCGATCGGTACCGAATTCTCGACGTCGAACTTCATCTCCACGAGCGCCCCGTCGAGGCGAACGCTGGTGACCTTGCCGACCGGAATGCCCGCGATGCGCACCTGATCATCGACGCGTACACCGGCCGAGTTGGCCATGTGCGCGGTGTAGCCGGTGTGACCTGTCGGATTGAGGTAGGCAAACGCGGTGACGGACAACGAGACAACGATGACGAGTACGCCGATGATGCCGAGCCGACGACTGCGGGCGGTCGCTGCGCGTTCATCGAGCATGCGGCGCGTCCCGCCCAGCCTTGAGCGCATGGCGGAGAGTCTGTTGCCGAACGCCATCACCGGCACACCACCAGATTCTGTTGTGCGAACGACACCTCGCCGATCCCCGGCAACGCAACTTCTCCGTTGGAGCAGATAAACGTAGGTTCGGCTGGCGCGGCGTCGACCAGCCAGTTCCGCATCCCCTGGATCAAGGATGGCGCCAACGACAGGCCCGCGATGATCGTCGGGGTCTGCGGCCACATTCGGCTGACGAGGTCGTACACCGGAACCGTCGTCCCGTCGAACGTGCGCTCGGTGTACTGCAGGAGATGGACGGTGCTTCGCAGCCCGGGCAGCTGGGTATCCAGCGAGGCACCGAACTTCTCACCCACGGAGGCGAACCTCGTCAGCACGTCGTTGAGCTCGGTGATGAGGTTGAACAGTTGCCCTGATTTACCACCCAGATCTTGGGAGATCGCGTTGAGGTTGCGGATCATGACGGTGATGACCGCCTGGCGGTCCACGGCCAACTTTGAAATGACGTCGAGGTGATGGAGAAACGGACCGATGCCGGATTCATCGCCTTGAATCAACTGCAGCAGATTCTCGCCCAGAAGATTGAACTGGGCGGGATCAAGGGTTTGGAATATCGGCTGAAAACCGTTGAACAGCTTGGCTACATCGAACGACGGAATCGTCTGCTCCAGTGGAATCGATCCAGTATTCGTCAGCTGGGCGTGCGGCTCGGCCGGTTGTACGAGTTCCACATAGCGTTGGCCGATCAGAGTTTGATAGCGCACGGCGGCAACGGTGTTGGTGAACAGCGGGTGGTCAGCTTGCGCTGTGAAATCCACCTTGGCGATCCGCCCGTCGAGTCGGATGGTCTCCACCTTGCCGACCTGCACGCCGGAGATGCGCACGTCGTCGCCGACGTAGAGCCCTGACACGTCGGAGAACTCCGCGGTGTAGCGGGCCACCGCACCGGTCACCGGACTGCGTAAAGCCGTCAGCACGACGAGCGTACAAACCACCGCGATGGCGAAGAAGATCGTCAACCACGTGACGGACTTGGCAACACTTCTCATCGGCCACCGCCGTGGGGCACCGGTTCGGGCGTGGGCAAGGGCGTGGGCGTGGGCAAGGGCAGGGCCGCCGCCAACCCGGGCATGGTGTCCAGCGTGACTTCGATTCGCATGCGGACCTTGCCGTCAATGATCGGAAGTGCCGCGCTGGTGCGGTCCAGCAGGCCCGAAAGCCGGTCATAGGCCGGCGCAAAGCTCCCCTGGAAGTACGACACGGGCAAATACACGCTCATCATCGCACTGGAGAGGGGTACGAGCCACGACATGTTCTTTGCAAGCATCCCGTTGAGGTTGGACAGCAGCTCTGTCGCCTGCTTCATGATCAAGTTCATCCGCTCGACCCCGTCGGAGTGCGCCAAAAACTCCATCCCGTTCAACAGGTCATATACCAGCCCGATAAGCGGGACGGAGTCGCTGACACCGTTGATCACCGACGCGAACACCGAAAGTGACTGCGAGAAGGGAACTTTCTGGGAATCCGCGAGCATTTTGACGAGATCGAAGTATGACCGGGTCACCGGCTCGGTGAGATCGGAGTGCCGACGCACCACATCGATGATGTGGTCGACATCGGGCGAATCGATGATCCGGCCGAATTTCTGTCCCTCGCGCAGCAGTCCGCTGATGGAGGCTGACCGCACGCTGGTGTCAACCATCAGCGTCTGGTTCGGGCGCAGCCGAGCCCCGGCTCCGCTGCTCACCAATTCAACGGCTGCGAGGCCGAAGGTGTTGGACGACATGAAATTCGCCGTGGTATCCGCGGCCAAGGCGGCCGCTTGGCGCGGCTCAAGCTCCAGTGTGATCTTCTGTTTGTTGTAGCCGACCGATTGCAGGCTCTCCACCGACCCGATGGTCAGGCCGCGGAACTTAACCTCCGCGCCCGGTGTCAGCCCCTCACCAAGTGTGTCGGCGAGCACGGTCAGCTTGAACGTGTTGGTGAAGCCACCTGTGCCCACCTGATAGAGCAAAGTGCCGGCGACACCCAGGATTACCGCAGCGATCAGGCCTCGGATTCGCAGCGACTGCGAGCGCAGCGCCCGCGCCCCTTGGTCGTAGGACAGCGGTTGATTGAACGACCGAGGCATGCGGTTACCCCGATATCCGAATGCCGGCGCTGTTACCCCAGAACAACAGCGTCAAGACCATATCGACGGCCACCACGGTGACGATGCTGGCCCGGATGGCACGGCCGGAGGCCCGGCCGACACCTTCGGGGCCGCCGGTGGCGTAGTAGCCGTGATACGTGTGGATGACGATGATCAGCGCCACGAAGATGGCCGCCTTCAGCACTGAGAACACCACGTCGGACGGCTGGATGAACGAGCTGAAGTAGTGGTTGTAGGTGCCCGACGACTGTCCGTGCAGCACGTTGACGACCAGCGCGCAAGACGCGTAGCTCAACACCAGGGTCACGATGTACAGCGGAACAATGGTGAGTATGCCTGCGAGCACGCGGGTGGTGACCACGAACGGAATCGACCGAATACCAAGGGCTTCCAATGCATCGATTTCCTCGTTGATGCGCATGGCGCCGATCTCGGCGGTCATCCGGCACCCCGCCTGCGCACCGAAGCCGATGCCAGCGATCATCGGTGCCATCTCGCGGGTATTCGCGTATGCGGAGACGAACCCGGTCAGCGGACCCATGCCGACCATGTCGAGTGCCCCATAGCCTTCGATTCCCACCGCGCCGCCGACAGCAGCGCCCATGAGCACCAGGACGCCGATGGTGCCGCCACCGACTATGAGCGACCCGTTGCCCCACATCACGTCGACCAGCAGGACCCCGGTCTGGTGACGGTAATTACGCAGAGTGTGCGGGATCGCCCCGAGCACCTGGGTGACGAAGGAGAGCTGGTGACCGAGGCGTTGTAAGAGCGAGTCACCCTGGCGCACGATCCACCACGGGGCCCGCAGGGCGCGGGGCAGATGTCGTGACGGTGTCGCCATCAGCTCAGCCCATCCTCAGCGGCATGGACATCGACACTGCCTGCGTGATGATCAGGTTGAGGATGAACACCGCGACCACGCCGATGACGACGGAGGCGTTCACCGCATCGGCTACGCCACGCGCACCGCCCTTGGCCTCGAGCCCACGCTGACAGGCCACGAGGATCACGACCGCCCCGAAGAGCCAGGTCTTGAGCATGGCGACCACGACATCGCCGACGCTGGCGAAGGACGCGAACGATGCGATGTAACTGCCCGGAGTGCCGGACTGGAAGCCGACATTGATCGCGTAGCCGGCTGCGAGCCCCATGAAGATGATGAATGCGCACAGCACCGGCGCCACGAGAACCATCGCCGCCAGTCGAGGGGCGACCAGCCGCCGCACCGGGTCGACACCCATGACCCGCAGCGCGTCGACTTCATCGCGAATGGTGCGGGCGCCGAGGTCGGTGGCCACCGCCGAACCGGCAGCACCGCCCAACAACAGGGCGGCCACCATCGGTGCGCCCTGCCGGATCACTCCGAGGCCACCGGCCGCACCCGAGATCGACGACGCGCCGACCTGCTGGATGAAACTGCCGACCTGCACGGCCACGATGACCCCGAACGGAATCGACACCAGCAGCGCAGGTATCGCCGTCACACTGATGATGAACCAGGCCTGGTTGATGGTGTCCCGCCAAGGGTGGCGCAACCGGATCACATCCACGATCAGGTAGCCGAATGCCTGCGCGGCCAATTCGAAGAACCGGCCCAGTGTCTGCAACGAATGATCGGACTTTCCGAGGATGTGCCGGAGCGGTTTGCTCAGCATCGTAGAGACCTGGTGGAACGTCGACACCTCTGCGACAGCTTGCGGGTCCTCTTGCGCGCTGGGTGCCACCACCACGGGATCGGGGACGTCTACGCCGTCGAAGGTGGAACTCGCGTCGACATCGGGAAGTCCATTGACTTCCGGCTCAGCCGCGGTCGCGCTATCCACCCTCAAACGCTGGGTCCTCCCCCACTCTGCAACGACTATTCCCCCCAGCAAGACGCGAGCCGGGGTGGTCGGATGTTTACCCAGCGATACCGGAGGACGGGCGTTCAATCAGCAATATCAAATATCCGTTCCGGACAGTCATTGAATCTGACGCACGAGACAATTTCAAGCAAACTCAGCTAGCAGAAGTTTGCGGGGCGGTTTCAGGGATCTCGGGTCAAGGTCCGCGCCAGTGTGCAGGGCCGTTCGCCATCGACCACCATTGGTCACGCGAAACGGTAATCGAGAAGGTGCCCTCCGGCGCGGTCGCCGCTGCGATGACGCGGGTTGCGGCGCGAAAGACTCTCGGTGAGTGCGTGGTTGACATCCGCGGCTGAGCGTCACACGTAGCGGTTGCGGCCTGCGAGTGCGCCCATTGTCATCTGCAGCACGTAGATCACCAGCACGAAGATCCACGGCACCGTCCAGCCGTTGGTCACATCGTGAAGAAGGCCGAAAAGGAATGGCCCGATGCCTGCCAGCAGATAGCCGAAGCCCTGGGCCATCCCCGACAACTGCGCGGTGTCGTCGGTGGTGCGGGCGCGTAGCGCAATCACAGTGAGCGCCAACGAGAAAACGCTCAGCCCCACGCCGATGAGCACGCTCCACAGCAGCGGCGCGGCGGCCGGATCGACCAGCAGGCCGATCACCCCGGCGAAGCCAACGACGCCGAGGCCAAGTATCCAGCCGCTCTGACTACTCGATCGGGCCGCCAACGGCGCGAGGAAGATGCTGATCGGCACGGCGATCAGCGATATCAGGCCGACGAGCATCCCAGCGGTCGCCTTGCTCACACCGCTGTCAATGAACACCTCGGGCAGCCAGCCCAACATGATGTAAGCGAGTGTGGACTGGAAGCCGAAGAATAGAGTCACCGTCCACGCCAGGCGATTTCGCAGCAGTGACCCGCCCGTGGCCCGCGGCGGCAACTCGGCCGCGCTCACCCGCCGCGCCCCGATGAGCCACGCGACGAGGGCCAGCAGCGCGAGGACCGCCCAGCCGCCAAGCGCGCCGCGCCAACCGCCGAACGCCGACTCCATCGGCGGGGCCAGCGCCGACCCCAACGCGCCGCCGCCCTGAAGGGCCGCGGTGTAGATGCCGGTCATCACCCCGATCTGAGCGGGGAACGACCCCTTGATGACCACCGGGATCAACACGTTGATCAGGGCGATGCCGCCGGTGGCCACCACCGTGCCGCCGAGCACGACGAAAGGACCGTCGAGCACACGCAACAACAGCCCGGCGACCAACGTCACCAGGGCGACGCTGATGGCGTGCTGCAGACCGATCCGGCGAGCCAGCAAGGGTCCGGTGAATCCCGCGGCGGCAAAACATAGTCCGGGCAGCGTGGTCAGCGCGCCGGCCCACGTCGCCGAGGCGCCCAGCGAATCGCGCATCGCGCCGAGGAGCGGCCCCACGCTGGTGAGCGCGGGTCGCAGGTTGAGCGCCGTGAGCACCACCGCGGCGATGAGCAGGCCACCACCCGCTACCCGGGCGGCCGGACCTAGTTCAAGATCGTTGTCGGAAGTGATCGAGGCTCCGCGCTCATCCAGTTTCGGGCTTATGCCGGGCGCATCACCGTTCACTGGGTTAGTCTGCCATACATCCCATGATTGGATGAATCGAGCATACTGTGCCCTTGGCAACAACGCGCCGTACCGGGCTGGTCGAGCAGGTGATCGGCCAGCTGCGGCAGTCCGTGGTGTCCGGAGAGTGGCCCGTCGACACGCGCATACCCAACGAGCCGACCCTCAGCGAGGCACTGGGGGTGGGCCGCAACACGGTGCGGGAAGCGGTGCGCGCGCTGGCACACGCCGGGATCCTCGAGGTCCGCCAGGGCGACGGCACCTACGTACGGGCCACCAGTGAGGTGTCCGGGGCGATGCGCCACCTGTGCGGATCCGAACGTCGTGAGGTTCTGCAGGTGCGCCGGTGCCTCGAGGTCGAGGGCGCACGACTGGCTGCCGCCGCAAGTACCGATGAAGACGTCGCCGCGCTTCGCCAATTACTCCAGCGCCGAGATGAATTGGAGCTCGGTGAGGATGACGCCGCCTTCGTGAAGGCCGATGCCGCATTGCACTTCGCCGTGGTGCAGGCGTCAGGCAACGCTGTTCTGACCGAGCTCTACCGCGGGCTCACCGAAGCCGTCACCGCCAGCGTCGCCACTACCAGTGCGGCGCATGAACCCCGCCGCATCCGGCATGGCGGGCTGATCGACGCGATCGCCGCGCGCGACGTCGAAGCGGCGGGACGCGAGGCCGGTGGGTTCCTCGACGAACTCATCGAGGAATTGCCGTCTTGACGCGTATAACTCGGCCGGTTGCCGCGGAATCGACTGGTGCGCGCATTGGCCCGACGCCGGTGACGCCTCTGGGTCGGGTACGCGACAAATCGGCGTCATCATTCGAGGCTCTTGTGACTCATTCGTGGGTCATTGGCGGCCAGGCAAGGTGGGGCGGTGTCCTCCGAGAGTGAGCATGGCTAGGGCGATTAAGGCGCCGGGGTGGGCGAAGCCGAAGGCGATGCGGGTGATGAGTCGGATCTTGGTGTTGACCGATTCGATGAGTCCGTTGGAGAGGCCGTGGGCGATGGAAGCGAGGATCTGCTCGCGGTGGCCGGCGATGCGGCGTTGGAGCTTGACGAATG is part of the Mycolicibacterium tusciae JS617 genome and encodes:
- a CDS encoding acyl-[acyl-carrier-protein] thioesterase, with the translated sequence MMPNNDVDRRLTPKPSAGYVYQTSWPVPTGDIGGQLQLRLDGVARYIQEVGAENLLDAGEAEEHPHWLVQRTVIDVIEPIEWPNEVSFSRWCSALSTRWCTMRVDLVGNDGGRVETEGFWIAINERTLTPQRVSDSLIEKFASTTEEHRLKWRPWLTNPDDFDVATPFALRRTDIDVFEHVTNTAYWHAIHEVMAEVPDVCRPPYRAVVEYRRPIQYGEDVTLRWARRDNDVNIAIAVGDEVRAAALLRRLR
- a CDS encoding MlaD family protein codes for the protein MTRRSMRAVRLLLASGMAVVAISATAACSLDPTRLPVPGAFTPHDAYNIKIEFSSVLNLPARAKVDSGGVQVGVLDHVQLDGDTAVAYVEIAGSTTLSDNTRAELRQATPLGDIYIALLSPENRSAATLRDGDTIALRNTAPPDNVEDLLRSMSNLVGGGAMGTMQTTVVEVNKAFPDDPAELTRMQHTVAGVLNDLAVNQDTVNSMLSSMENITTAMAANTTVFNRLISEGPAKLEGLSAITLAILDVVNGSQDIGALNGELINPVAGDLIQILSYLTPMVGTMATVDTTIPVLADKFVAFLRYKLLGFFRNGGPKFTITELHPPTGREGVDPADKTDAAVEAMQTMGLLPP
- a CDS encoding MlaD family protein, which encodes MAVLSAIGARLRTPLGIATATIAVVVVAAAAVMGAKVVTTKVSGTRAMCAEFTDAVGLYPGNKVALLGIEVGSTSAIVNKPEHVEVQFTVPADLDLPADVGAVTYSQSIVTDRHIELTKAYTGGPTFTGPGCIKLNSTKTPVSISETFSAVGNLADTIIGSQPGQDPSNAPGVLAINDSLSAASRSLEGTGPGLNQTMRNLVTMLGDPYKADADYRQLFENSEILTSDFLKNWDSFASVIRTLPETTELVEGLSDNLGAALAHLSHLLPILVDVASPLGPRMYGTADRQVAWLRDLLNNHSPAILAMINSWPQFSNWMADIYEPAWGTHNVTYIPPQVAVAPTQAGAICQALTQRNIPGAASACASGNPSDPVTLGLTDLVLGAAFG
- a CDS encoding MlaD family protein — protein: MRSRLGGTRRMLDERAATARSRRLGIIGVLVIVVSLSVTAFAYLNPTGHTGYTAHMANSAGVRVDDQVRIAGIPVGKVTSVRLDGALVEMKFDVENSVPIGSDSTLDVKLLTPLGGHYIALDPKGASPLGRNVIPPSRITLPFEVNDIIQAATPVIKEVDGDVIHDTFTEVANAANSYPDAVRDLIRSANTLTTTMSESTSDFHRGLDFVNNGLLAMVTNRAQLIALVEQFDSLGRMYTSRAVDIVEFFGLLKELTRILDRLVVFYGREAAPITQGLEDITDTLAAHPERWGMALDGIGQILNIVVPMLSGNGVVFDESDRRLAPGQDLCLPSIMRHC
- a CDS encoding MlaD family protein, which codes for MRSVAKSVTWLTIFFAIAVVCTLVVLTALRSPVTGAVARYTAEFSDVSGLYVGDDVRISGVQVGKVETIRLDGRIAKVDFTAQADHPLFTNTVAAVRYQTLIGQRYVELVQPAEPHAQLTNTGSIPLEQTIPSFDVAKLFNGFQPIFQTLDPAQFNLLGENLLQLIQGDESGIGPFLHHLDVISKLAVDRQAVITVMIRNLNAISQDLGGKSGQLFNLITELNDVLTRFASVGEKFGASLDTQLPGLRSTVHLLQYTERTFDGTTVPVYDLVSRMWPQTPTIIAGLSLAPSLIQGMRNWLVDAAPAEPTFICSNGEVALPGIGEVSFAQQNLVVCR
- a CDS encoding MlaD family protein; amino-acid sequence: MKFNARTTLIILAVMTLLGAAYMSFGVLDMSPTKQVTRLTLLLNASGGLMPTSDVTMRGIKVGRVSAIQTTNSGLAVSIEVDRAHPVPADSPISIENLSAAGEQYIDFKPELIAPPYFTDGALIPADRVAPIVTASDLLAKINILFTVLDLDQIHAIINDVSAVFTGNDETIDSLATTAGLTAEVIQDDKALLATLLNNVSTLTTNMGDVNAGQVISETGSQLPRSVTAFLKLIHEIENISYAGVGAIGPGDAVTVMIAKLGEYLDMLAGPLGSFATVLQPALAPLHDVKIDAGHWLDFWESTFNDTGGVRVQLNVPEWHHP